Proteins encoded together in one Cicer arietinum cultivar CDC Frontier isolate Library 1 chromosome 4, Cicar.CDCFrontier_v2.0, whole genome shotgun sequence window:
- the LOC101494668 gene encoding scarecrow-like protein 23, whose translation MMKVGFGEVLHANSNMIHPHMHETWDYTIITNDLFPPPIQTNPYPKSLTENHSLNLEQNEVCDWMEHITNKHFIEDLPQNNNHIYNLHIQTNTLDLVHNNHNDHIHHYECDKELNLITLLMECAVAISVENLSEAHKMLLELTQVASPYKTSCGERVVAYFAKAMISRVMNSWIGVCSPLIDHKTIHSSFQVFNNVSPFIKFAHFTSNQAILEAVNRCNNIHIIDLDIMQGLQWPAFFHILATRIEGRPSIRMTGLGASMELLVETGKQLSNFARRLGLCLEFYPIARKFGEIVDFSTLQIRPNETLAVHWLQHSLYDAIGPDWKSLKLLEELEPKIITLVEQDVNIGGSFLDRFVGSLHYYSTLFDSLGAYLHSDDTNRNNIEHGILSKEINNILAIGGPKRSGEEKFRLWRNELARNIFEQVPMSDNSMAQAQLILNMFSPGHGYSVAQVDGTLRLGWKDTSLYTASAWTSRSSR comes from the coding sequence ATGATGAAAGTTGGATTTGGTGAAGTACTTCATGCAAATTCAAACATGATTCATCCTCACATGCATGAAACTTGGGATTACACAATCATTACAAATGACTTATTTCCACCGCCAATCCAAACAAATCCTTATCCAAAGTCATTAACGGAAAACCACTCCCTAAACTTAGAACAAAATGAGGTATGTGATTGGATGGAACACATTACTAATAAGCACTTTATTGAAGACTTACCACAAAACAacaatcatatttataatcttCACATTCAAACAAACACATTAGATTTAGTTCACAATAACCATAATGATCATATTCATCATTATGAATGTGATaaagagttgaatttgataacCCTTTTGATGGAATGTGCAGTAGCAATCTCTGTTGAAAATCTTAGTGAAGCTCACAAAATGTTACTAGAGTTAACACAAGTTGCTTCACCCTACAAAACATCATGTGGTGAACGAGTTGTTGCTTATTTTGCAAAAGCAATGATAAGTAGGGTGATGAATTCATGGATTGGAGTATGTTCCCCTTTGATTGATCACAAAACAATTCACTCATCATTCCAAGTTTTCAACAATGTTTcacctttcatcaaatttgcACACTTCACTTCAAACCAAGCGATACTCGAAGCAGTTAACCGTTGCAACAACATTCACATAATTGATTTGGACATCATGCAAGGTCTTCAATGGCCAGCTTTTTTCCATATACTCGCGACTCGAATCGAGGGTCGGCCCTCAATTCGAATGACGGGTCTGGGTGCATCAATGGAACTTTTAGTCGAGACAGGAAAACAACTCTCCAATTTCGCAAGAAGACTTGGTTTGTGCTTAGAATTTTATCCTATTGCGAGAAAATTTGGTGAAATTGTTGATTTTTCGACTTTGCAAATTAGGCCTAATGAAACACTAGCTGTGCATTGGTTACAACATTCTTTATATGATGCAATTGGACCTGATTGGAAAAGTTTGAAACTTCTTGAGGAATTGGAAccaaaaatcataactttagtAGAACAAGATGTTAACATTGGAGGGTCATTCTTAGACCGTTTTGTTGGTTCATTGCATTACTACTCTACACTTTTTGATTCTCTTGGAGCTTATTTGCATAGTGATGATACAAATAGGAACAATATTGAACATGGTATTCTATCTAAAGAGATCAATAATATTTTGGCTATAGGTGGACCTAAGAGGAGTGGTGAAGAAAAGTTTAGGCTTTGGAGAAATGAACTTGCAAGAAATATTTTTGAGCAAGTTCCAATGAGTGATAATTCAATGGCACAAGCACAATTGATATTGAACATGTTCTCACCAGGTCATGGTTATAGTGTTGCTCAAGTTGATGGTACATTAAGGCTTGGTTGGAAAGATACCAGTTTGTATACAGCTTCTGCTTGGACTTCTAGAAGTTCTAGGTAG